Proteins found in one Quercus robur chromosome 2, dhQueRobu3.1, whole genome shotgun sequence genomic segment:
- the LOC126714098 gene encoding aspartic proteinase PCS1, producing the protein MIPSFLFFFFFTFFSLSTQHDQNQNQNQNNSSLSLSFPLTALHLHPNTSSSLNPSLLSPYPRPKTTPSSPYRYKSTFKYSMALIVSLPIGTPPQTQQMVLDTGSQLSWIQCHNKKKTPKVPPPPPPTASFDPALSSSFSVLPCNHPICKPRVPDFTLPTSCDKNRLCHYSYFYADGTLAEGNLVREKFTFSRSVMTPPFALGCAQDTSETKGILGMNLGRLSFASQAKISKFSYCVPTRTTRPGSLPTGSFYLGNNPNSARFKYVNLLTFKQTQRMPNLDPLAYTVAMQGIRIGAKKLDIPPSVFRPNPSGSGQTMIDSGSEFTYLVEEAYNKVREEIVRLVGPRLKKGYVYEGMADMCFDGNAIEIGRLIGNMVFEFEKGVEIVVEKERVLTDVGRRVHCIGIGRSDGLGAASNIIGNIHQQNQWVEFDLANRRVGFGKADCSRSLV; encoded by the coding sequence ATGATACCTTCCttcctatttttcttcttcttcaccttcttttctctctcaaccCAACATGACcagaaccaaaaccaaaaccaaaacaactcctcactctctctctctttccctcttaCTGCTCTTCATCTCCATCCAAACACCTCCTCATCTCTCAAcccttctcttctttctccatACCCAAGACCCAAAACCACCCCATCATCACCGTACAGATACAAATCAACGTTTAAGTATTCAATGGCTCTGATCGTTTCTCTCCCAATAGGGACCCCACCACAGACCCAACAAATGGTTTTGGACACTGGCAGCCAACTCTCATGGATTCAGTGTCACAACAAAAAGAAGACCCCCAAAGttccacctcctcctcctcctacgGCGTCGTTTGATCCtgctctttcctcttctttctctgtCCTACCTTGTAACCATCCTATTTGTAAACCTCGAGTTCCCGATTTTACCCTCCCAACTTCTTGCGACAAAAACCGTCTCTGCCACTACTCTTACTTCTACGCGGACGGGACTTTAGCCGAGGGCAATCTTGTCCGAGAAAAATTCACATTTTCCCGTTCCGTTATGACCCCTCCTTTTGCCCTAGGTTGTGCACAAGATACTAGTGAAACCAAGGGTATTTTGGGAATGAACCTGGGACGCTTGTCATTTGCTTCCCAAGCCAAAATCTCTAAGTTCTCATATTGTGTCCCGACCCGGACGACCCGACCTGGGTCCTTACCCACCGGGTCATTTTACCTCGGTAACAACCCGAACTCTGCCAGATTTAAGTACGTTAACCTATTGACTTTCAAGCAAACTCAACGTATGCCTAACCTTGACCCTCTAGCCTACACGGTGGCAATGCAAGGGATAAGAATTGGTGCAAAAAAGCTCGACATCCCTCCGTCGGTTTTTCGACCCAACCCAAGCGGGTCGGGTCAGACCATGATTGATTCTGGATCCGAATTCACTTACTTGGTGGAGGAGGCATATAATAAGGTGAGGGAGGAGATTGTGAGATTGGTTGGCCCAAGACTAAAAAAAGGTTATGTGTACGAAGGAATGGCTGACATGTGTTTTGATGGGAATGCAATTGAGATCGGACGGCTGATAGGGAATATGGTGTTTGAGTTTGAAAAAGGGGTGGAGATTGTAGTGGAAAAAGAGCGGGTTTTAACTGACGTGGGACGTAGGGTCCACTGTATTGGAATTGGACGGTCTGATGGGCTAGGGGCTGCCAGTAATATAATTGGGAATATCCATCAGCAAAATCAATGGGTGGAATTTGATCTGGCAAATCGTAGAGTTGGGTTTGGTAAGGCTGATTGTAGCAGATCATTAGTGTAA
- the LOC126700876 gene encoding uncharacterized protein LOC126700876 — protein MDFKVNVDGAVCATQKEAGVAVIIMDAQGLVIGALRKKIKAPLGAIEVEVKAYEAGVQFAKDMGIQEFILEGDSLTISNSLAEHSLAPSVVAPILDGIVSSLQEVYCVVLSHVRRQGNRPVHLLAKHVLALMIFLYGLKSILIS, from the coding sequence ATGGATTTTAAAGTGAATGTGGATGGTGCCGTTTGTGCTACACAGAAGGAGGCCGGGGTGGCGGTGATCATTATGGATGCTCAAGGCTTGGTGATTGGTGCtctaagaaaaaagataaaggcTCCTTTGGGAGCTATTGAGGTTGAAGTGAAAGCATATGAGGCTGGGGTGCAGTTCGCCAAAGATATGGGTATTCAAGAGTTTATTCTTGAGGGTGATTCTTTGACCATCTCTAACTCTTTGGCCGAACACAGTCTTGCTCCCTCCGTGGTGGCTCCTATCTTAGATGGCATAGTTTCGTCGTTGCAAGAGGTTTATTGTGTTGTGCTCTCTCATGTCCGGCGACAAGGCAATAGACCTGTTCATTTGTTAGCAAAACATGTTTTAGCATTGATGATTTTTCTGTATGGATTGAAGAGCATTCTTATTTCTTGA